In Bradyrhizobium guangdongense, the sequence CGCGCGATCGCGACGCGCTGCTGCTGGCCGCCGGAGAGTTGCGGCGGGTGCGCATCGGCCTTCTCGGCGAGCCCAACCTGCGCGAGCAGCGCACGGCCTCGCTCGAGCACTTGTGCACGCGGCTCCTTCTTCACGAAGAGCGGCCCTTCGACGACATTCTCCAGCACCGTCCGATGCGGGAACAGATTGAAGCGCTGGAACACCATCGACACCCGGGTGCGGATGTTCACGATCGAGGCGGCATCGCGGTCGACCTTGAGGCCTTCGACGCTGATCTCGCCCCGATCGTAGCTTTCCAGGCCGTTGATGCAGCGCAGGATGGTCGACTTGCCCGAGCCCGAGGGCCCGATGATGCAGACCACCTCGCCCTTCTGCACGGAGGCCGTGATGCCCTTCAGCACCTCGTTCTGGCCAAAGCTCTTGTGGACGTCGATGAGCTCGATCATTTCTTGCCCGCCCGCTTCTCGAAATGGCGAACGAGCAAAATCAGCGGGATGCTCATGGTGAGATACATCAGCGCCACCAGCGTGAACACGTTGGTGTTCTTGAAGGTCGAGGAGGCGATCAGCTTGCCTTGCAGCGCGAGCTCGGCGACGGTGATGGTCGAGGCTTGCGACGAATCCTTCAGCATCATGATCATGACGTTGCCGTAGGGCGGCAGCACGATGCGGACGGCCTGCGGCAGGATCACGCGGCGCATCGTGAGCCACCAGCCCATGCCGATCGACTGCGCTGCCTCGATCTGGCCCTTGTCGATCGCCTCGATGCCGGCGCGGAAGTTTTCCGCCTGATAGGCCGAGTAGGCGATGCCGAGCCCGAGGATCGCGGCCTGCAAGGCTGACAGCGTGACGCCGAGATCGGGCATCACGAAGTACAGGTAGAACAACAGCACGATGATCGGGATACCACGGATCACGTTGATCAGGCTGGCGCTGAGCAGCGACAGCGCCTTGATACCCGATACCCGCATCATCCCCCAGATCAGGCCAAGTACGGTCGAGAGCAGCAGCGAGCCGATGGTAACGATGATCGTCAGCGCGACGCCGTTCATCAGGATCGGAAAGAACTCGACGGCGTCGTGCCAGAAGCCTTTCATCAGGAAGCCTTCGATGGACCGCTATCAGCCTTGATCAACCCTGGGCCTTGAGACCCCACTTGCCGAGGATCTTGTCGATGGTGCCGTTGGCCTTCAGCTTTGCCAGCGAGGCGTTGATCTTGGCGAGCAACGCCGTCTCGCCCTTGCGGACTCCGATGCCGACCGAGCCGACGGTGACAGGCTTGTAGCCGTCGACGAGACGCACTTCGGGGAAGCCACCCTGCTTCAGATTGTAGGCCAGGATCGGATAGTCGGCGTAGCCGGCCTTGAGGCGGCCGGTGTTCACGTCGCGCAGGATGTCCGGAATGGTGTCGTAGGCCTTCACGTCAGCGAACAGGCCGGTCTTCTTCAGCGCATCGACGAAGGCGGTGCCGACCTGGGCGCCGACCGTTTCGCCCTTGAGATCGTCCTGCGTGGCATAGGCCTTGGTGTCGCTCTTGGGCACGACAAGGCCTTCGCCATAGGTGTAGATCGGGTCGGAGAAGTCGACGACTTCCTTGCGCGGCGCGGTGATGAACATTGCGGCCGCGATGATGTCGATCTTGCTCGAGGTCAACGACGGGATCAGCGCCGAGAACTGCATCGGCTCGATCTGCACGTTGAAGCCGGCATCCTTGCCGATCTCGGTGACGAGATCGACCATGATGCCCTGGATGGTGTTGGTCTTGGTGTCGAGGAAGGTGAAGGGAATGCCCGTCGGCGTGGAGCCGACCTTGAGCACCTGCTGCGCGGAAGCCGGCATCACTGCGGCCATTGCAAGCGCCGCGATCGCGGCGAGACCAAAACGCTTCATCGCATCCCCCTTTGGGTCCGACCGATGGTGGCTCTCGCACGTCGTGATCGCAGACGTTGCGGGCCGAGCCGTTTCGGCCTATTTTCACCAATATGAAAATTTGGCCACAGTTTCCCGGACGATGCAAGTGATTTTCATGCACATGAAGGAAGCGGTTTGACGTGAGCGGTGGCAAGAGAATGCGCAAACCGGCCGCGGCAAGGCCGGCGAAGCGGGCCAAGAAGGCTACCGCGAAGCCGGCGGAGCCTGCAATGGACGTCACGGTGGGCCGCCGCATCCGCGATCTTCGGCGCGTCAGGCAATTCTCGCTGGAAACGGTCGCGGCGCGCACCGATCTGTCGATCGGCTTCCTCAGCCAGATCGAGCGCGGCCTATCGTCGCCCTCGCTGCGCGTGCTGGCGACGCTCGCGGACGTGCTCGGCGTCGGCATTGCCGCGCTGTTCGGTCCAAGCCCGAGCGCTGACGGCGCATCCGATCAGGTGGTCACGCGCGGACTGCAGCGACCGGAGCTCAAGCTGTGGCGCACCGGCGTCTCCAAGCAATTGCTGAGCCCGGCCAGTGCCGACAACAAGCTGAACCTGTTCCTGGTGCATCTCGAGCCGGGCGGCTCAACGGGCGACGAGCTCTACACCCATGACGGCGAGGAAGCCGGTCTCGTGCTGGAGGGCGAGATGATGCTGACGGTGGACAGGGAGACATGGTCGCTGAAGACCGGCGACAGCTTTCGGTTCGCGAGCCGCAGGCCGCACCGGTTTTCCAATCCGGCGCGGGATGCAAAGGCCGTCGTGCTGTGGGTGAATTGCGTGACGGGGGCTGGCTGAATTCTCGCCTTTCGACATTGCTAGCGAAGCGAAGCAATCCAGACTCTCACCACGGAAACGGTCTGGATTGCTTCGTCGCGAGAGCTCCTCGCAATGACGAGGAGATAGAGTCTTACCCAAACCGGTGCTGATACCGCGCCACCGACAGCGCACTCACATCGATGTCCGGTTTCCTGCCCGACAGCATGTCGGCGAGCACGCGCGCCGAACCGCAGGACATGGTCCAGCCGAGCGTGCCATGCCCGGTGTTGAGGTGGAGGTTGGCGTATTGCGTCGGGCCGATCACGGGGGGACCATCCGGCGTCATCGGGCGCAGGCCGCTCCAGAACGTGGCCTTGGAAAGATCGCCGCCACGCGGGAACAGATCGGTCAACGAATGATCGAGCGTGGCGCGGCGCGCATCGTAGAGCTTATCCGAATAGCCGGAGATCTCGGCGGTGCCGCCGACGCGGATGCGATTGCCGAGGCGGGTGATCGCGACCTTGTAGCTCTCGTCCATCACGGTCGATTCCGGCGCGCCGGAAGCGTCCTTGATCGGCACCGTGATCGAATAACCTTTCACCGGATAGACCGGCAGCGAGATGCCGAGCGGCGCGGCGAGGCGCGACGACCAGCTGCCGAGTGCGAGGACATAGTTGTCGGCCTGCAGCAGGCCGGCACTGGTCGCGACGCCGCTGACGCGTCCACCTTCCGTGATGACGCGGTCGATGCCGGTGTTGAACAGGAAGCGCACGCCGAGCGCCTGGGCATGCTTGGCCAGCGCCTGCGTGAACATGTGACAGTCGCCGGTCTCGTCCTGCGGCAGGCGAAGGCCACCGACGAATTTGTCCTTTACGCCCGCGAGCGCCGGTTCGACCGCGATGCAGCCTTCGCGGCTCAGCGTCTCGTAAGGCACGCCATATTGCTTGAGCACCGCGATGTCTTCGTCAGTCCCGTCGAGCTGGGCCTGATAGCGGAACAGCTGCAGCGTTCCTTGCGAGCGCTCGTCATATTGAATGCCGATGTCGCGGCGCAGATCGCGCAAGGAATCGCGGCTGTATTCCGCGATCGGGATCATCCGGCTCTTGTTCACCGCATAGCGCGCGCTGGTGCAGTTGCGCAGCATCTTGAGCAGCCAGACCCACATCACGGGATCGAGCTTCGGCCGGATCACCAGCGGGCCGTGCTTCATCAGGAGCCATTTGACCGCCTTCACCGGCACGCCGGGGCCGGCCCATGGCGAGGAATAGCCGGGCGACACTTCGCCGGCATTGGCAAAGGAGGTCTCCAGCGCCGGCTCGGGCTGACGGTCGACGACCGTCACCTCGTGGCCGGCACGGGCGAGGTAGTAGGCAGAGGTGACGCCGATGACACCGCTGCCGAGGATCAGAACTTTCACGCTTGGTCAAACTCCCGCGGCATCACGCTCACCGCTGCAAGATAAAACTCACCAGCGGCGAGAGCAAATTATCAGGCCACCTTCTTGATGGCATCGCCGAGGATCGAGACCATCTGGTCGATGTGGCTCTTCTCGACGATGAGCGGAGGCGACATCGCGAAGCTGTCGCCGCTCATGCGCAGGTAAAGGCCGGTGTTGAAGCAGTCGACCATGACGTCATAGCCCCGCGCACCAACGACGCCGTCACGCGGCGCCAGCTCGACCGCGCCCATCAGGCCGCAATTTCTGATGTCGACGACGTTGGGCAGCCCCTTGAGCGAATGCAGCGCATCGCGCCAGTATTCGGCCATCGTGGCACCGCGCGTCAGCAGGCCTTCGTCCTTGTAGATGTCGAGCGTCGCGATGCCGGCCGCGCAGGCGGTCGGATGCGCCGAATAGGTGTAGCCGTGGAACAGTTCCATCATGTTCTCGGGACCGACCATCATGCCGTCGTGAACCTTGCGGCTGGCGAACACTGCACCGCACGGAATGGTGCCGTTGGTGATGCCCTTCGCCGTCGTCATCAGGTCCGGCGTGACGCCGAAGAAATTGGCGGCGAACGGCGTGCCGAGGCGGCCGAAGCCGGTGATGACCTCGTCAAAAATCAGGAGGATGCCGTGCTTGTCGCAGATCTCGCGCAGGCGCTGCAGATAGCCCTTGGGCGGCGGCAGCACGGCTGTCGAGCCCGGCACCGGCTCGACGATCACGGCGGCGATCGTCTCGGCGCCATGCAAGCCGACCAGGCGCTCGAGATCGTCAGCAAGCTCGGCGCCGTGCTCGGGCTGATCCTTGGCGAATGCGTTGCGGGAGAGATCATGGGTGTGGCGGATGTGGTCGACGCCCGGCAGCAACGTGGTGAAGGCGCGACGGTTGGCGACCATGCCGCCGACCGAGGTCCCGCCGAAACCGACGCCATGATAGCCGCGCTCACGGCCGATCAAGCGGGTGCGGCTCGCCTGGCCGGTGGCGCGGTGATAGGCTAGCGCGATCTTCAGCGCGGTGTCGACCGATTCAGAGCCGGAGTTGGTGAAGAAGACGCGATCGAGGCCCTTCGGTGCGATCTCGGCGAGGCGCTCGGCGAAATCGAAAGCCAGCGGATGGCCCATCTGGAACGACGGCGCGAAGTCCAGCGTCATCAACTGCCGTTCGACGGCGGCGGCAATCTGCTTGCGGCCGTGGCCGGCATTGACGCACCAGAGGCCAGCGGAGCCGTCGATCACCTTGCGGCCGTCGACCGTGGTGTAGTGCATGCCCTCGGCCGAGGAAAACAGGCGCGGCGCCTTCTTGAACTGCCGGTTGGCCGTGAACGGCATCCAGAACGAGTCGGTCTTGATAGTGTTCGGAATCTGATGAAGGGTCACGGCCGCGCTCCTTTGCTGACCGCCTAGCAGAGCCACGGCTTCGATAGCGCAACAAGTCCTTTTCTGATGAGCTACAAGCCATTGATTTTACTGAGGCTGCCGGTCCATATTTGCGCGATCCGCAACACCTGCAACACAGGACCTGGCCCCATGAGCGTCGATATCGGTGGACGGCTGCGATTCATCCGGGCGCGCCAGAAATTGTCGCAGCGCGAGCTGGCGAAGCGCGCCGGCGTCACAAATTCGACCATCTCGCTGATTGAATCGAACCAGATGAACCCCTCCGTCGGCGCGCTCAAACGCATCCTCGACGGCATTCCGATGGGGCTCGCCGAGTTCTTCGCGCTGGAGCCGGAGTCCCGCCGCAAGATCTTCTACCGCGCCGAAGAACTCACCGAGGTCGGCAAGAAGCCGATTTCCTATCGGCAAGTCGGCGACAATCTGTTCGGCCGCAGTCTGCAAATTCTGAAAGAGCGCTACGAACCCGGCAGCGACACCGGACGCGTGCATCTCGTTCATGAAGGCGAGGAAGGCGGCATCGTGATCTCGGGGAAGCTCGAAGTCACCGTCGAAGACGAGCGGCGCATCCTCAATCCCGGGGACGCCTATTACTTCGAAAGCCGACGGCCACACCGATTCCGCTGCGTCGGCGGCAAGCCCTGCGAAGTGATCTCGGCCTGTACCCCGCCGACATTCTGAAGCGCGACCGTCTCCTCCGGAATCGTACGGAGCACCGGCATCGGCAGTGGTTGAGCCAGCTCAATTTCTGCAGGCCCGACCGCCTTATAGTACGAGTCGTAGCCGAGCAGCCTCGCGCAAAGGTGTTGAGGTTATGGCCCCGGACTCCTAGGCACTCCGGGGCCGCTTCGTCGGAGGTTCGCAGATGAAGATCACGCTCCCCAACGCAGAAGCAGCGCTCGATCAGCTCCAGCGCGATGCCGACAAGCTCCACACGCAAGAGCTGCGCAAGGCGATCGAGAAATACCTCGAGGATCAGAAAGAGCAGCTCAAGGCGCTGCGGCGGTTGATGAACTGACGCAGGTCCACGGCGTGAGCGACGTTGTGCGTTCGCCTGAACCGGGAAGAGATGCGCGACGACCAAGCAGCAGGCACTATCTGCTTTGATCGAAGAGCCGCTCATGCCCACGTCGTTCCGCCTCGCGCTACTTGCAGCCGCGCTGTTCGCTCCCGCTTCCGCCCAAGCCATGGACGATTTCCTGCGCGCCAGCAGCAACGCATCAATGACGATGACGTTCTGCGCGGCAAGCTCCGACGGCAGCAAGACCGAGGGCCCAAGCAAATTCTGCCGGGAAGCCGGCTACGACAAACTCGTCGCCGCGGTCGATAGATCGTTTGCGGCAGCTCTTACCAAGGCCCCGGTCAACATCCGACCGCTGTTCAAGCGCGATCAGGCCTGGTTCAACGACATGATCCAGGAGGCCGCCTATACGGTAGAGGAGGCCGACGAGGCCGAGCTGCGCGAGAACCTGGCCAACGCGCTCCGCCGGCGCGCGGCCACGCTCGACGACCTCGCCCGCGGCTTCGGACGCGGTGGCCTGAGCGGCGCATGGGCCAACGCGCTGGGCGGCGTTTCGCTGACCGGGACCGAGGCAGGCGCCTATCGCCTCGAGGCGGAGTTGAACTCCAACTACGGCAGCGACAGGCATTGGCATTGCAAGCTCACCGCGATGGTGAAGCCCGGCGACGATGGCTGGCACGTCGGCATCACGATGCCGGCGCAACCGTCCGAGCCCGAAGCGAAGCCCGCCGTTTCAGTCCCGATCAAATTGCGACGGCAGGGCGATACGCTCCGCATCGTGCTGCTGGCAAACGAAGAGCAGTGGTTCTCCTCCAACGATCCGGACTGCGATCGGCTCGGCCAGGTGACCGGCAGCTATTTCGCGAGCGGAAAGCAGGATGGGGCCGACAAGACCGACACAAGCTTCGTGATGCCGACCTTCGACTGCACGAGGCCGGACACGGCGACGGACGAGGAAATCTGCGCCGACCCGGACCTGGCCGCGAACGACCAGCGGCTGAACCGAGCATGGCGAGCGCTGCTGCCGCGTCTCGACGAGGCAACGCGCCGCGCACTCACGGAGGACCAGCGCCACTGGGTGAGCGCCCAGACTTTGCAATATCCGGAATTCCTGCATCCGGCGTGGGAGAAGCGCACCTCGGCGATGCATTACACCGTGTTCGGGCGAGAACGTCTCAACGGCCTGCAACGCGAACGCATCGCGCTGCTCGAAGGTTTCGACGACAAGCGCATCGGTCTTGCCGGCACCTGGCTCGCCTACAACGCCATCATCAAGGTCACCGTCGACAAGGACGGCGCGGTCGAGGCCCAGGGCTGGAAGTGGTCACAGGCCGACTGGAAGGGCGGCTGCGACTACGAGATCAGCGGCGATCTCAAGGGTAGCACTTTCCGCTCGAGCGAGCAGCGCAAGAACCCGGACACGCTGGAGCGCGACCACGCCATGCTCGTCGTCAACAGGCTCGACGATGTCTTTGCCAGACGACGCGAAGGCAAGAACGACAACGCCGACGACGAGCCGAAATGCAAGCGCAACACCACGATCTCCTCGACCGCGCGGCTGTTTCCAGTCAGACCGTCCCAGGACATCGACAATCCGCCCGGCGCGATACGCTAAAGCGCGACGCGATTCTGATGAATCGTCATCGCGCTTTGCGGGGGATCAGAGCTGCGTCAGCAGCTCCTCGATTCGGATCGGGAAGCGGCGCACGCGCACACCGGTCGCATGCCAGACCGCGTTGGCAACCGCGCCCGCACTGCCCGTGATGCCGATCTCGCCAACGCCCTTGATGCCGAGCGCATTCACATGCGGATCGTGCTCCTCGACCGTGATCACGTCGAGCGGGGGCACGTCGGCATTCACGGGGATATGGTACTCGCCGAGATTGGCGTTCATGATCCTGCCGCTGCGGCGGTCGGTGATGGCCTCCTCGTGCAGCGCAAATGACATGCCCCAGATCATGCCGCCGAACAGCTGGCTCTTCACCAGATGCGGATTGACGATGCGCCCCGCCGCGAAGGCCCCGACCATGCGGGTGACGCGGACCTGGGCGAGTTCGGGATCGACCTTCACCTCGGCGAACACCGCGCCATGGGCATGCATCGCGTACTCTTCCATCGCTGCAGGGTTCGCCGCGCCGGTGCCGCGCGCCTCGACCTCGGCGACATCGGCGCGCGCCAGGATCTCGGCGTAGCTCTCGCTGCGGCTCTCGTCGTCGCGGCGGATCAACCGGCCATCGCGCGCGATCACGCCGGCATTGCCGGCGCCGAACAGGGGCGAGCGCTCGTCATTAGTGGCAAGGTCGGCGAGTTTTGCGACCACAGCGGCGCCGGCGCTGTGGATCGCAGCACCTGCAGTCGCCGTATGCGCCGAGCCACCGGCGATGCCGGCATCGGGCAGGTCGGATGTACCCGCCTTGAACGTGACGCGGTCAATATCCAGGCCGACGGCATCGGCTGCGATCTGGGCCAGCGCCGTCCAGGCGCCCTGCCCCATGTCGTGGGCGCCGATCTCCATCGCGCCGGTGCCGTCACGACGGATTGCCGCGCGCGCTTCGGCCTGGAACATCAGCGCAGGAAACGTCGCCGTGCCCATGCCCCAGCCGACCAGATGGCCGGCATCGTCCCGCATCTGCCGCGGCTGGAGCGGCCGCTTCCCCCAGCCAAAACGCGCCGCACCCTGATCGTAACAGGCCCGCAACGCTTTCGACGAAAACGGCTTGCCAGTGATCGGCTCGACCTCGGCATAGTTCTTCAGGCGGAAGGCGAGCGGATCCATGCCGCAGGCCCAGGCCATCTCGTCGATGGCGCTTTCCAATGCAATCGATCCTGTCGCCTCGCCCGGCGCACGCATGAACAATGGCGTACCGGTGTTGACGCGCACCGCCTCATGCGAGGTGCGGATCGCAGGCGATGCATAAAGCGTGTGCGAAGCATCGGCGGCCGGTTCATAGAAATCGTCGAACGTGCTCGACACGGTACGCGCGTGGTGATCGAGCGCGGTCAGGCGCCCCTCGGCATCGGCGCCGATGCGCAAGCGCTGACGCGTCGGCGCCCGATGGCCCACCGGGCCATACATCTGCTCCCGACGCAGCACCAGCTTCACCGGCCTGCCGACCAGCTTTGCGGCCATGATGCCGAGCACCGGCGGACCTGCCATGAGTCCTTTGGAGCCAAAGCCGCCGCCGAGGAAAGGGCTGCGGATGTAGATCTTGTCGTGCGGGATGCCGAACAATTCGGCGACGCGCGCCAGCGACAGCATCAGACCCTGGGTCGGCATGTCGATCTGAAGACTATCGCCTTCCCAGCTAGCCACGATCGCATGCGGCTCCATCGCATTGTGATATTGCGGAGGCGTGTCGTAGGTCGCGTCGATTCTCTTGTCGGCCGAGGCAAGGCCCGCCTCGACGTCCCCGCGATGATGTTCCGCTGGGTTACCGACACCGACGACGGGCGGCACGTAACGATCGCCGGCATCGAGGCCGACGAGAGCGGGCAACGTCTCGTAGCGCGGCGCCAGCAGCACCGCGCCTTCGGTCGC encodes:
- a CDS encoding amino acid ABC transporter ATP-binding protein is translated as MIELIDVHKSFGQNEVLKGITASVQKGEVVCIIGPSGSGKSTILRCINGLESYDRGEISVEGLKVDRDAASIVNIRTRVSMVFQRFNLFPHRTVLENVVEGPLFVKKEPRAQVLERGRALLAQVGLAEKADAHPPQLSGGQQQRVAIARALAMQPKAILFDEPTSALDPELVGEVLGVMRKLADDGMTMVVVTHEMGFARDVADRVLFIDGGIIVEQGPAKTLLNHPQHPRTQDFLRRVLHPL
- a CDS encoding amino acid ABC transporter permease; the protein is MKGFWHDAVEFFPILMNGVALTIIVTIGSLLLSTVLGLIWGMMRVSGIKALSLLSASLINVIRGIPIIVLLFYLYFVMPDLGVTLSALQAAILGLGIAYSAYQAENFRAGIEAIDKGQIEAAQSIGMGWWLTMRRVILPQAVRIVLPPYGNVMIMMLKDSSQASTITVAELALQGKLIASSTFKNTNVFTLVALMYLTMSIPLILLVRHFEKRAGKK
- a CDS encoding ABC transporter substrate-binding protein, translating into MKRFGLAAIAALAMAAVMPASAQQVLKVGSTPTGIPFTFLDTKTNTIQGIMVDLVTEIGKDAGFNVQIEPMQFSALIPSLTSSKIDIIAAAMFITAPRKEVVDFSDPIYTYGEGLVVPKSDTKAYATQDDLKGETVGAQVGTAFVDALKKTGLFADVKAYDTIPDILRDVNTGRLKAGYADYPILAYNLKQGGFPEVRLVDGYKPVTVGSVGIGVRKGETALLAKINASLAKLKANGTIDKILGKWGLKAQG
- a CDS encoding helix-turn-helix domain-containing protein, which codes for MRKPAAARPAKRAKKATAKPAEPAMDVTVGRRIRDLRRVRQFSLETVAARTDLSIGFLSQIERGLSSPSLRVLATLADVLGVGIAALFGPSPSADGASDQVVTRGLQRPELKLWRTGVSKQLLSPASADNKLNLFLVHLEPGGSTGDELYTHDGEEAGLVLEGEMMLTVDRETWSLKTGDSFRFASRRPHRFSNPARDAKAVVLWVNCVTGAG
- a CDS encoding D-amino acid dehydrogenase, which gives rise to MKVLILGSGVIGVTSAYYLARAGHEVTVVDRQPEPALETSFANAGEVSPGYSSPWAGPGVPVKAVKWLLMKHGPLVIRPKLDPVMWVWLLKMLRNCTSARYAVNKSRMIPIAEYSRDSLRDLRRDIGIQYDERSQGTLQLFRYQAQLDGTDEDIAVLKQYGVPYETLSREGCIAVEPALAGVKDKFVGGLRLPQDETGDCHMFTQALAKHAQALGVRFLFNTGIDRVITEGGRVSGVATSAGLLQADNYVLALGSWSSRLAAPLGISLPVYPVKGYSITVPIKDASGAPESTVMDESYKVAITRLGNRIRVGGTAEISGYSDKLYDARRATLDHSLTDLFPRGGDLSKATFWSGLRPMTPDGPPVIGPTQYANLHLNTGHGTLGWTMSCGSARVLADMLSGRKPDIDVSALSVARYQHRFG
- a CDS encoding aspartate aminotransferase family protein, coding for MTLHQIPNTIKTDSFWMPFTANRQFKKAPRLFSSAEGMHYTTVDGRKVIDGSAGLWCVNAGHGRKQIAAAVERQLMTLDFAPSFQMGHPLAFDFAERLAEIAPKGLDRVFFTNSGSESVDTALKIALAYHRATGQASRTRLIGRERGYHGVGFGGTSVGGMVANRRAFTTLLPGVDHIRHTHDLSRNAFAKDQPEHGAELADDLERLVGLHGAETIAAVIVEPVPGSTAVLPPPKGYLQRLREICDKHGILLIFDEVITGFGRLGTPFAANFFGVTPDLMTTAKGITNGTIPCGAVFASRKVHDGMMVGPENMMELFHGYTYSAHPTACAAGIATLDIYKDEGLLTRGATMAEYWRDALHSLKGLPNVVDIRNCGLMGAVELAPRDGVVGARGYDVMVDCFNTGLYLRMSGDSFAMSPPLIVEKSHIDQMVSILGDAIKKVA
- a CDS encoding cupin domain-containing protein, with protein sequence MSVDIGGRLRFIRARQKLSQRELAKRAGVTNSTISLIESNQMNPSVGALKRILDGIPMGLAEFFALEPESRRKIFYRAEELTEVGKKPISYRQVGDNLFGRSLQILKERYEPGSDTGRVHLVHEGEEGGIVISGKLEVTVEDERRILNPGDAYYFESRRPHRFRCVGGKPCEVISACTPPTF
- a CDS encoding lysozyme inhibitor LprI family protein, with the translated sequence MPTSFRLALLAAALFAPASAQAMDDFLRASSNASMTMTFCAASSDGSKTEGPSKFCREAGYDKLVAAVDRSFAAALTKAPVNIRPLFKRDQAWFNDMIQEAAYTVEEADEAELRENLANALRRRAATLDDLARGFGRGGLSGAWANALGGVSLTGTEAGAYRLEAELNSNYGSDRHWHCKLTAMVKPGDDGWHVGITMPAQPSEPEAKPAVSVPIKLRRQGDTLRIVLLANEEQWFSSNDPDCDRLGQVTGSYFASGKQDGADKTDTSFVMPTFDCTRPDTATDEEICADPDLAANDQRLNRAWRALLPRLDEATRRALTEDQRHWVSAQTLQYPEFLHPAWEKRTSAMHYTVFGRERLNGLQRERIALLEGFDDKRIGLAGTWLAYNAIIKVTVDKDGAVEAQGWKWSQADWKGGCDYEISGDLKGSTFRSSEQRKNPDTLERDHAMLVVNRLDDVFARRREGKNDNADDEPKCKRNTTISSTARLFPVRPSQDIDNPPGAIR
- a CDS encoding xanthine dehydrogenase family protein molybdopterin-binding subunit, which produces MPELNLTSAPAHLRHGSNIGQPLTRRDGVLKVKGQATYAADNHPPGMLFAVMAVSSIAHGRVTSLDVAAAKRHPGVIDVMTPDHKPQLAIDPEIKTNPFVFRMEVLQSNEVRYANQPIAVVIAETLEAATEGAVLLAPRYETLPALVGLDAGDRYVPPVVGVGNPAEHHRGDVEAGLASADKRIDATYDTPPQYHNAMEPHAIVASWEGDSLQIDMPTQGLMLSLARVAELFGIPHDKIYIRSPFLGGGFGSKGLMAGPPVLGIMAAKLVGRPVKLVLRREQMYGPVGHRAPTRQRLRIGADAEGRLTALDHHARTVSSTFDDFYEPAADASHTLYASPAIRTSHEAVRVNTGTPLFMRAPGEATGSIALESAIDEMAWACGMDPLAFRLKNYAEVEPITGKPFSSKALRACYDQGAARFGWGKRPLQPRQMRDDAGHLVGWGMGTATFPALMFQAEARAAIRRDGTGAMEIGAHDMGQGAWTALAQIAADAVGLDIDRVTFKAGTSDLPDAGIAGGSAHTATAGAAIHSAGAAVVAKLADLATNDERSPLFGAGNAGVIARDGRLIRRDDESRSESYAEILARADVAEVEARGTGAANPAAMEEYAMHAHGAVFAEVKVDPELAQVRVTRMVGAFAAGRIVNPHLVKSQLFGGMIWGMSFALHEEAITDRRSGRIMNANLGEYHIPVNADVPPLDVITVEEHDPHVNALGIKGVGEIGITGSAGAVANAVWHATGVRVRRFPIRIEELLTQL